A region of the Bryobacteraceae bacterium genome:
CGGTGAACGGCGTCGAACCGTTCAGAATGCCGTCCATCAGGCCTTGCAGCTTGCGGGCAACCGTGCTGGCCGCCGTCAGCCCCACCATGCCCGCCGAGCCCTTGATCGTGTGCACCGCCCGGCGGAAGGCGAGAAGCTGGGGGCCGGGATCGGCCGGCCGCGCCGCCAGTTCGCGCAACGCGCCTTCCGCGGTCGCCAGGTTGCTTTCGGCCTCTGCCAGGAACGTCTCCAGCAGGAACGGGTCCGTCTCCTCCCGGGCCGGAAGCTCCCCGCCATCGTCGGCCTCGGCCGCGCTCTGCGGGTGGGGCTGCTCCTCGGCGCACAGGGCCAGCAGCCCGCCAACCTGCTCTATCAGCTCGGCCACGCGCGGCTTTAGCGCGCGGTTGTCGCCGCGGGCGGCGGCGAGATCCGCCAGCAGGTCATGGCCGGCCTGGAGAAGTTCCAGCACTTCGCTCGCGGCCGGCAGCCGGCCGGCAATCAGCAGGTCGAGCAGGTCCTCCATTCGGTGCGCCACCAAAGAGGCCGTTTCAAGTCCGGCCATGCCGGCGGCGCCTTTCAGCGTGTGTGCGTGATGGCGCAGCTCGCCCAGCATCTGCGCGGCCACGGCAGGCTTCTCGCGCATCGCCCCAAGCGAGCGGTCCATCCGCTCAAGCAGGTGCTCGGCCTCGGAGAGGAACGTATCGATCAGCTCTTCCGCCACCGGATCCTGGTCGGCAATCTCGACCGGCTCGCCCGTGGCCGGAAGCGCGACCGGCGACGCGTGGGCGGACTGCGAGGCGGCTGAACCGCCCTCCACCGGTCCGGATCCGCCGAGACCGCGGCGCAGATTTTCGAGCGCCGTTTCCAGCCGCGCCTGGGCCGCTTCATCCAAATGGTGTCGTCCGAACATCGAGGGCGCAGCCAGCTCCTCCATCTCCCGCGCCGGTCCGGCCAGGGCGTCCAGGCCGATCAGTTCGCAGGCGCTGCGCACCGAATGTGCCAGCCGGTGGATCTCGGCCACCGCCTCGGGCGGCTGAGGGCTCTGCCGGAGCCGCGCGGCTTCCTGCTCAAGCGCCGGGAGGTAACTGCGCACCTCTTCCAGAAAGCTGTGAAGAACCGCAGGATCCAGCGAGTGGCTCATGGCAATCCCTCCCGGGGCGGCATCACGCGGCCTCCACCTGCTCCGGCGTCTGCGGGTCCGGACTGGTCTCGCGCGGCGGCACCCGGAAGCGCGACAGCGACTCGTTCAGCCGCGTGACCATCGAGGCCAGCCGCCGGATGTCTTCCGCCGCCTGGAGCGCACCGGCCGCGGTGGTCTGCGTGGCCCGGCTCACGTCGGCCACCGCCGTCGCCACCTGCTCCGAGCTGTCGGCCTGACGGCGGGCGACCTCGGAAATCCCGCGCACCAGGTCAGAGATGTGCTGTGACACGGTCTCAATCAGGCTGAGCCGTTCGCCCGCCTCGCTGGCCACCGCCGACCCCTCCACCACCTCCCGGGTCGTCGCCTCCATCGCCGAGATCGCCTCGTTGGTCTCTTTCTGCACGGACTGGATCAGCACGGTGATGCGCTGCGCCGCCTCGGCAGCGCGCTCGGCCAGCCGCTCCACTTCCTCGGCTACGATGGCAAAGCCCTTGCCGGACTCGCCCGCCGCGGCCGCCTGAATGGACGCGTTCAACGCCAGAATCGACGTGCGGTCGCTGATCTCCGAAATGAGCTGCACGATCTCGCCGATCTCCTGCGAGCTCTCGCCCAGCCGCTTCATCCGGCGCGCCGTCTCCTGCACGTGGCGGCGGATGTTCTCCATGCCGGCCACCGTGCGGCGCACCGAATCGCCGCCGGCCAGCGCCGCCGCCAGCGCGTCCTCGGCCACCTTGGCCGCCGCATTGGCCTGCTCGGCCACCTTGCGGATGGACTGCGCCATCGCCTGCAACGCATTCGAGGCCATCAACACGCGCTGCGACTGCTGCTGGCTGCTTTCGGCCAGCGACTCGGTCGCCTCTCGCACATGCAGCGCGCTGCGGTTGACGCTCGCCGTCGTGTCCTGCACCGCGCCGATGATCGTGCGCAGCTCGGAAAGCATGTAGTTGAACGCGTCGGCGATGGCACCCGTCATCTCCGCCGTCACTTCGGCTTCCTTGGTCAGGTCGCCGGCGGCCACGCCGCTGACGTCATCCAGCAGCTTCAGAATGCTCTGCTGGATGCGGTCGCGTTCCTCCTTCGACTGGATCAGCGACAGCGTGTTGGCCAGCATCACGTTAGTCGTCTGCGCCATCATGCCCAGTTCGTCACGGCTGTAAACCTCGGCGCGCGCGTCGTAGTTGCCGACGCTGATCTGTTCGAACGTCTCGCGCATCGAGCGAATCTGGCGCGTGATGCCACGCTGGATCAGGAAGGCCAGCGCGGCCGATGCGGCCAACAGCAGCAGCGCCGTCTGGAGCTGGGAGTTCTTCTGCGCCGCCAGCCGCTGAAGGCGCCGCTCGAACAGGCCGCGCACGCTCGAAGCCGTCTCGTCGTGCAACGCAAACAGCTTCTGCACCGCCGAGGTCCCGTTCTCGATATAGGCCACCGGCTGCACCGAAATCGACTTCGACTCAAGCAGCTCTTTCTGCGTCAGATTCCTCAGAAACCCGGCTGCATTCATCGCCGTGGCCAGCGTCTCATCCAGCTTCTCGCGAACCTCGTCGTTATAGCCGAACGCCGAGCGGTAGTTGCGTTGCAGCAACTCGATCGAGGAACTCACCTGGCGCACCAGATACCGGATCTGGGCCTCTTCGGCGGCCGTCATCGACTGCCGGGCGGCCACGCCCGACCCATAGCTGGCCAACTGGCCCAGATACTCCACCGTCCACGGAATCTGCTGGAGCAGGGAATCGACCAGATAATACGTGTCCAGTTCCGGGTCCGTTGTCAGCCCGGTCTTGTCCCCCACCAGCCGGATGTGCTGGATGATCTGGCCAATCAGTTGCGTGTGCCGCTGGAAACTGTCGTCGCTCTTCAGCCGGGCGTAATTTTCACGGAGGTCATTCCAGGAAGCGCGCACCGCCTCCCAGCTCTGCGTCGTGCCCAGCCGCCGGCCCATCCGTGCGTCTACCTTGTTTACGGCCTCGATCGCTTCGGCGATCTGCGCCTCGGTGCGCTCGATGATCGGCTGCACCGTCGTATCACCGTTCAGCAGCGCCGTGGCCGCCGCGCGGTGGTAGGGGACGCGCTCCAGCAGTTGGCGCAGAGACGATACATATTCGAGGCCCTCGCGCTCGGATGCCGTGCGGGCGATCTGCTCATTCTGGGTTTGCAGGAACAGATACAGCAGGGTTCCTACCGGGATCGCGGCCAGCAGTCCGGCCAGCAGCAGCTTCTGCCAAATCTTCAGGCTCCCCAACATCTCTTTCGAACCTCCCCTGCCGGGCTCCGGCAATCGTCTCCCTCTGCGTCCTCCATCCAGTTCACGGCTGCCCGGCCAGTTCTTCGAGCGCGGCCTGCCCCAGCACGGCGCCAGGGTCCAGCCACCAGACGCGATGCCCGCGGTGCTCCAGGCTCCCCCGAATGCCCCGGCCCGGTCTTTCCCCCTCGGCGCCGACGCTCTCCGGCGCCTCGTCCACCGGAGCGAGTCCGTTCAGCTCCTCTACCATCAGCGCCAGCGGCGCTTCCTCCGCGTGCGCCTGGGCCACGATCAGCCGCGCCGAACCCGGCATCTCGCCGCCCTCGCCCCCCAGCAGCAGGCGCATGTCCACCAGCGGCAGAATCTCGCCGCGCAGATTGATCAGGCCGCGGACGAAGGCCGGCGCGCCCGGCACGGGCGTCAGCCGGTCGACGCGATCCACTTCACGCACGTGTTCGACCGGAAGCCCGTAATATTCGGCCCCAACGCGGAACACCAGCAGCCGGCGGCGCTGATCCATGGCCTTGGCCGGCGCCGCTGCCGCCATTTCCGCCAGCACTCTCTCGACGTTCCCCAAGGACTCGAGCCGCGCCCGCAGACGCTCGGGCAGCCCCATGCCGATCAGCGCTACGGCTGGCGGCAACGGCGGCGGCTCCTCGCCCAGCTCACCGGCCTCCGGCACTGAAAACGGACGAACCCCGCGAGACTCGAACACAGGCCGGCTCTCCCTGGCGGCGGTTGCCGCCTGATTCGGCAACGACCCGACGGGCGGTTCAGGCTCCCGGCCTGGCGCGGGCTGCAACTGCGAATTGCCGGCCTCGGCAGGCGCCGCTTCGACCATGGCCGCATGGCCGGACCCGTGCAGCGAGCCCTGAATGGCGGACCGGGCCGCGTCAATCAATTGATCCAGGAACCGGCCCGCCGTCTCCGCGTCCACCAGCTCGAACTCGTCTTCTTCGACCTCGGAACCGGCAAGCGCCGGCAAATCGGCCAGCGCCAGGCGGCCCCGCATCTCGGATCCCGCCGCGGCCGCAGGCTCCGGCTCCGCAACACCCCGACCCGCCCGTGGCGCCGCGGCGGACTCAGGCTCCGCGGGCAAGCGGCGCTCATCCCCAGGCTCGCCTTCCACCGTCTTCGCCAGAGCGTCGGCCTCTGGCGCGCAGGCCGCCTGCGGCACATCAACGGCAGCCAGCCACGCCGGCTCTGCCAGGGCACCGAGTACCTGAGGTTCGCTTCCGGCCACCGGCCCGGCTGCCTGCAAGGGAAGCATCGCGGACGACCCCGGAGGCTCCTTCGCCGCCTGCGCGAGCGGGAGCGGAACCGCCGGCTCGCTGGCGTTTGCCCCGGCCTCGCCCGTCGATGGAGAAATGCCTTCATCGGCAGCGTCCGACAGCTCCGAATCCGCGATCCGGCTCGGGGGAGCAACGAATTCGTGCGCGCCCTCGCCCGCCACCAGGGGAGCGGCGCTTTCCGCCTCATCAACCTGCTTCCCGCTCTCCCGTTCCAGCCCACCGCCTTCCTCGTCGAGCAGCCGGGCCAGCAACTGACTGGAAGTGCCAGACAAATCCTCTCTGGTCTCCTCGACTTGCGCCTCGCCAAGCGCTCGCAGCAGATCCGGGGCCTCCAGCGGACCCGGCTGTGTCTCCACCCAGAGCGACACGGGTGTATCCGGCAGCTCCTGGGGGTCCGGCGCCGTGGAGGCAGCCGCCTGCGGCTGGTTCACCGTGTCGGCTCCGGCCAGAAGCTCGGCCAGCAGACCCGCCAACGGAAGGCGCTCTTCGGCCCCCTCGAACGGTTCGGAAGGCTCATCCCAGGGCTGCGGCATCGGCGCGTCTCCTTCCATCAGGCTTTGCGGGCTTAGTGCAGCCGGGCCTCCACCTCCGCTGCCAGTTCCTCGGGGCGGAACGGCTTGGTGATGTAGCCGTCGGCGCCCTGCTTCAGTCCCCAGTAGCGGTCGAACTCCTGCGTCTTGCTGCTGACGAAGATCACCGGAATCGACCGCAGCTCGGCGTCGTTCTTGATCTGGCGGCAGACCTGGAATCCGCTCACCTTGGGAAGAACGACGTCCAGCAGGATCAGGTCCGGCTTGTGCAGGCGCGCCTGCGCCAGCGCCCGTTCGCCGTCCTCGGCCACCAGCAGGTCGTAGCCGCGATTGGCGAGCGCGGCCTGCATGAGCTGAAGGTGAGCCGGGCTGTCTTCCACCAGCAGAATTCGCTTTGCCATCTTCGCTTCAACCTCTCCACGCCGCCAGCCTAGCTGGTCCGTGCGGCGACGTACTTCTCCACAACCTCGGCCAGCGTGGCCTCCCGGAATGGCTTCGTGATGTAGTCGGTGGCGCCGGCCAGGCGCCCCTTCACCTTGTCGAAAAACCCGTCCTTGCCGCTGAGCATCACCACCGGAATCGACTTCGTCAGCGGCGCCTGTTTGATGACCTTGCAAACCTGGTAGCCGTCCATGCGCGGCATGGTGATGTCGAGCAGCACCAGATCCGGCGTCTCCTCGCTGAGCCGCGCCAGCGCCTGCATGCCGTCGGCAGCGGTCAGCACGCGGTAGCCGAGCCGCTCGAGCGTGATCGAGACGATCTTGCGCACTGTCACGCTGTCATCGACGGCGAGAATCAGCCGCCGCGAGCGGAGCGCCTCGAGCAGCCGCTGCACGCCGGCGTGGCCCGGCTGAAGTTCGACCGCTTTCTTCAGGTGAGGCACCGCCTCGGCCGAGCGGTTCAGGTTCAGCAGGCACAACGCCGCCACCAGCCGGTCGGCAAAGCTCTCCTGTTTGGCCAGCCGCATTTGGGCGCGCTGGAGCCCCTCGTGCACGGCGTCTTCATGGACTCCCTTGTTCTGCGCGTATTCCTCCGGCGAGGCCAGCACCGCCAGCACGCCGCATCGCGGGCAGCGGCGCTCGGCCCGGGCCGAGGAGGCCAGACACACCGGACATGTCCACGCCACCGCCGGCGTTCCGACCCCTTCGGCCGAAGCGCTCGCCGCCGCCGGCTGATGTCCGTTGCCCTCGGCCGGCCGGGCCGCCGGCCTGCGCCCGTACCGCAGACCGCTTTCCTGAAGCCGCGCCAGGGCCAGCGCGTTCATCGCCTGCTGGTTGTTGGGATTGATCTCGAGGACCCGGTTCAGGGCCTCCATCGCCTTCTGCTTGTCCTCGCTGAGCGCGGCAATCCAGAGCCAGGCGTTTTCGTTGTTGGGGTCCCGTTCCACCAGCTCGGCCAGCAGCCGGCGCGCCAGTTGCAGTTGTCCCAGTTTGGCCGCCGTGATCGCCTCTGCCAGTGCGACCTGGGGCTTCACCCACGCCGCATCCGCCATGCTCCGGTTCTCCATGAATCAGGTCGCACTCGCGCTTCTGCCGTACGCGCGGAGGTTTCACCCCCATCTTGCGTACCAGTCTTCCTTCGGTACAATCAGCGAAACACTTTAGGGCGTTTCGCCAATTCGCCGGGTGCGGGGTTTCAGCCCGGTTCAGGCGTGCATGCGGGGCCTAGGGCCGCTCGGGGAAACGCTCGATGCGGACGGATTCGAGGATCAGACTCAGCTCCCGCTGATCCCCTGGAGGAGAGAACGAACGGTCCGCCTCGAGTACGATCTCCAACCTGCCGCTGGCAGCAGGCAAGGCGGCGGTGCGAAGTGTCTGCAACCCTGGCTGAAGACTGTATTGTCCGATCACCGTTCCATTGACGGCCACCGTGAGCCGCCGCGCCGGCGACGCCTCAGGCACAAACAGGGTCAGCGCCAGCACGCCTCGCGCCGCCCTGAGCACGAGCTCGGCGCGGCGCGCCATCCAGCGGTAGCGGTTCCCCTCCAGGCCATACACGCCGCTGACGATGTAGACATCCGCGTCCTCTGCGCTCATCGGCAGCTCGGTCCGCTCGATGGGCACAGGCACGACGCGCGTGACGGTGACGCGGTCCAGCACCGCGCGGCTGATGTCAAAGGGGCGCAGCCCGAAGGCGCAGGTCATCCAGGCAGACTTCGCATGCAGGCCCATGAGCTGAAGCGGCAGCGCGGGCTGAATGTCGTAGGTCGCCACCAACCGGGCGCGCCCGCCGCCGATCGAATAGTGCACCGGAAAGCCCAGCTCGCTGCGGACAACCACGCTGTCCGGCCCAATGCGCTCGCCGGCCATCACGGGAACCGCGCCGCGCTGCTCGAGGTAATAGCGCAGGCTCCATTCGCCGGCGACGTACGTCTTCGCGCCCATCTCCACCCGTCCAGCAATGTCCTTGTAGCCCTGCCAGTGCTCCATCGCCGCCCACGCCAGCGCGAAGGCAAGTGCGGACTGCAACAGGACCGCCGCCGCCAGCCGCCGCCGGCCGAGCCGGTCCGCCGCGAGGATCGCCAGCGGAGCCGCCACCGGCAGCAGATACCGGGCGGCGCCGGCGAAAAACAGCACGAGCGAGGCGGCAAAGAAGATCCTCACCCACCACCCAAGCCACCCCTCCACGCGCCACAGGATCACCAGGCCGAGCGCAAACGAGCCCCAGAACAGCGGACTCGCGTCCAGCCACGCCGCGGGCAGTCCGCCGAGCAGCGGCCAGGCGAGACGCCATTCCGCCACCGGTCCGGTGAGCCAGGCCAGATGCGCTGTCAGCGCCGCGGCGCTCGCCAGCTTGTTCGACATCCGCTGAAGCCCGTAGTCGCTGAAGTACTGTGCGCTCATCAGCACCGGCCACACTCCGGCCGAAACGCGCTCGAAGATCTGATAGGCGGCCACGGCGGCCGCCGGAGCGAGCGCCGCCAGGCGGCCGCGGCCCAGCAGCCAGAGAATCGGAATGAAAACCACGGCCTGATACGCTGCCAGCCCGGCCAGAAACAGCGGAATCGCGGCCAGCCACTCATGTCCGTGCACAAAGAGGGCGATGCCGGTGAGTGTGCAGGCAACGAAGAGGACGTCGGAGTCGAACGTGTTGCCGGAGACCCACAGCACGGGCGTCGCCGCGAACAGCAGCGCCGCAGCCAGCGGCCTCTGCGTGAAGCGCCGCGCCAGCGCGTAACAGGCCAGCACGGCCACAAGCATCAGCCAGCCGTACCACAGCCGCTGCACGGGGAGCGAGTCCGGCAGCATCCCGAGCAGAAATGCATTCAACGGCGGGTGCGGATGGCCGAGCATCGACACCAGCCGCCCATGAAAAACGTACTGCGCCTGGTGCGGATGCAGCGGGTCCTGGCGGGCGTGCTCGGCGCCTTTCAGATAGTAAATGTCATCGCCCTGGAGCGGGTGATGCCAGAAGGGCGCCCGCGCCGCAGCAACGAACAGCACCAGCAGGGCGATGTCGCGGAGGATGGTCTTCATCGCGGGGCGCCCGGGCCCGGACGGCGGATGCGCAAACGTCAGTGTACGACCGCCGCCAGCGGGCCGTCCAGCGCGCTCATCGCGCCAGCTCGAACGCCACCCGGGCCACGTCCTCCGGCGGACTCTCAAATGGCAGCACGCAGACCCTTCCCCGCGGGGCCCAGACGCGCGGATCAGTCGGGCCAAAGAGCGCCACGGCCGGCACGCCACAGGCCGCCGCCAGATGGCTGATCCCGGAGTCATTGCCAATATAAACCGCCGCGGCCGCCAGCCAGCGGGCGAGACCGCCAAGGTCCGGCCAACGCACCGCCTCATCGAGCTCT
Encoded here:
- a CDS encoding methyl-accepting chemotaxis protein encodes the protein MLGSLKIWQKLLLAGLLAAIPVGTLLYLFLQTQNEQIARTASEREGLEYVSSLRQLLERVPYHRAAATALLNGDTTVQPIIERTEAQIAEAIEAVNKVDARMGRRLGTTQSWEAVRASWNDLRENYARLKSDDSFQRHTQLIGQIIQHIRLVGDKTGLTTDPELDTYYLVDSLLQQIPWTVEYLGQLASYGSGVAARQSMTAAEEAQIRYLVRQVSSSIELLQRNYRSAFGYNDEVREKLDETLATAMNAAGFLRNLTQKELLESKSISVQPVAYIENGTSAVQKLFALHDETASSVRGLFERRLQRLAAQKNSQLQTALLLLAASAALAFLIQRGITRQIRSMRETFEQISVGNYDARAEVYSRDELGMMAQTTNVMLANTLSLIQSKEERDRIQQSILKLLDDVSGVAAGDLTKEAEVTAEMTGAIADAFNYMLSELRTIIGAVQDTTASVNRSALHVREATESLAESSQQQSQRVLMASNALQAMAQSIRKVAEQANAAAKVAEDALAAALAGGDSVRRTVAGMENIRRHVQETARRMKRLGESSQEIGEIVQLISEISDRTSILALNASIQAAAAGESGKGFAIVAEEVERLAERAAEAAQRITVLIQSVQKETNEAISAMEATTREVVEGSAVASEAGERLSLIETVSQHISDLVRGISEVARRQADSSEQVATAVADVSRATQTTAAGALQAAEDIRRLASMVTRLNESLSRFRVPPRETSPDPQTPEQVEAA
- a CDS encoding response regulator, yielding MAKRILLVEDSPAHLQLMQAALANRGYDLLVAEDGERALAQARLHKPDLILLDVVLPKVSGFQVCRQIKNDAELRSIPVIFVSSKTQEFDRYWGLKQGADGYITKPFRPEELAAEVEARLH